From a single Collibacillus ludicampi genomic region:
- a CDS encoding DUF1657 domain-containing protein: protein MTVGTKMQQTIASAESVMANLKSFALDTVDPQAKQMYNQLAQTMENTVMTLKARLNYIQQQEPQYRQQ, encoded by the coding sequence ATGACAGTTGGAACCAAGATGCAGCAAACGATTGCTTCTGCGGAAAGTGTCATGGCAAATCTCAAATCATTTGCACTGGATACGGTCGATCCGCAAGCCAAGCAAATGTATAATCAGTTGGCACAAACGATGGAGAACACCGTGATGACACTGAAAGCAAGATTGAATTACATCCAACAACAAGAGCCGCAATATCGGCAGCAGTAA
- a CDS encoding polyprenyl synthetase family protein produces MTFDCREYMKTRAQLVEQALERYLPASGQYPDILFESMRYSVFAGGKRLRPILTLAVIETLGGDIHDGLPVACATELIHTYSLIHDDLPAMDNDDFRRGKPTNHKIYGDAIAILAGDGLLTLAFQVLAETKMPAGGETRLLQIIRELAYGAGVYGMVGGQVADLLHEGKKADENMLAFIHKHKTGALIHAAVRMGGLFAGATEETLSALSRYAWRMGLAFQIRDDILDIVGDTEKLGKKVGSDLAHDKSTYVSLFGLSESQQKVNQLTDEAHEALKTLPYDTTILHSIADYLMGRES; encoded by the coding sequence ATGACATTTGATTGCAGGGAATACATGAAAACGCGTGCGCAGTTGGTAGAACAGGCTCTCGAACGTTATCTGCCTGCATCCGGCCAATATCCGGATATCCTGTTCGAGTCCATGCGATATAGTGTATTCGCCGGTGGAAAACGATTGCGGCCGATTCTCACCCTCGCCGTGATCGAGACATTGGGTGGAGATATCCACGACGGTCTTCCTGTCGCTTGCGCCACTGAGCTCATTCATACCTATTCGTTGATCCATGATGATCTCCCGGCGATGGACAATGACGATTTTCGTCGTGGAAAACCGACCAATCACAAGATTTACGGGGATGCGATCGCGATTTTGGCCGGGGATGGATTATTGACGCTCGCTTTCCAAGTATTGGCGGAAACCAAGATGCCTGCGGGCGGCGAAACGCGTCTGCTCCAGATCATCCGTGAATTGGCTTACGGTGCCGGCGTCTATGGCATGGTCGGCGGTCAGGTGGCCGATCTGCTGCATGAAGGGAAAAAAGCGGATGAAAACATGCTGGCTTTTATCCATAAGCATAAAACAGGCGCCTTAATCCATGCGGCAGTGCGCATGGGTGGGCTTTTTGCCGGTGCGACAGAAGAGACGCTATCTGCTCTCAGTCGCTATGCATGGCGCATGGGTCTGGCGTTCCAGATTCGTGACGACATCCTGGATATCGTGGGAGATACGGAAAAGCTGGGAAAAAAGGTGGGTTCTGATCTCGCACATGACAAATCGACGTATGTGAGCTTGTTTGGGTTGAGCGAATCGCAACAAAAGGTTAACCAATTGACAGATGAGGCACATGAGGCACTTAAGACATTGCCCTACGATACGACCATCCTTCATTCGATCGCTGATTATTTGATGGGCCGGGAATCCTGA
- the xseB gene encoding exodeoxyribonuclease VII small subunit has translation MTLRNEQEDVTFESALERLEQIVRDLESGELPLEKAIENFQEGMKMAKICRDKLDQAEQKIEMLVKENGEFLKKPFNPEDER, from the coding sequence ATGACTCTGAGAAATGAACAAGAAGATGTAACGTTTGAAAGTGCGCTCGAACGCTTAGAGCAGATCGTTCGCGATCTTGAGTCAGGTGAACTGCCTCTTGAGAAGGCGATCGAAAATTTTCAAGAAGGCATGAAAATGGCAAAAATCTGCCGCGATAAGCTCGATCAGGCAGAGCAGAAAATCGAGATGCTCGTAAAGGAGAATGGAGAGTTTCTGAAAAAACCATTCAATCCGGAGGACGAAAGATGA
- the xseA gene encoding exodeoxyribonuclease VII large subunit encodes MEQQTILTVSDVTRYIKMMFDQDDRLRDCWVRGEISNFTHHSSGHMYFTLKDSGSRLKSIMFKSANRSLTFLPKDGMKVIVRGYVSVFERDGQYQFYVEEMQPDGLGALYLAFQQLKERLEQEGLFAPERKRPLPAFPRTIGVITSPTGAAVRDIITTIRRRYPVAHVILHPVLVQGPEAAPSIALAIQTMNALAEVDVLIVGRGGGSLEELWAFNEEVVARAIFASKIPVISAVGHETDFTIADFVADVRAATPTAAAELAVPHLGELTRHVYQLEERLTNAMIGTIRESKRRLERIEQSTVFLRPKQTIAQKRQWVDHLENELELRLTRLTGSRARKLAEWTGRLQAVSPVERLKRMEQQLQFAAGRLQTVMAAQLEKENHCYERLLDKMQAYSPLLVMKRGYALVYRQDGKERKLIRSLHDVQLGDLVQVRLHDGHVDCHVWGLEEAVNDSEK; translated from the coding sequence ATGGAGCAGCAAACGATTCTGACGGTATCTGACGTTACTCGTTATATCAAAATGATGTTTGATCAAGATGATCGATTGCGGGATTGTTGGGTGCGCGGTGAGATTTCGAATTTCACTCATCATTCGAGCGGACATATGTATTTCACATTAAAGGATAGCGGCAGCCGTTTGAAATCGATCATGTTCAAAAGCGCGAATCGTTCCCTTACTTTTCTTCCCAAAGACGGGATGAAAGTCATTGTCAGAGGTTATGTGTCGGTGTTCGAAAGAGACGGGCAGTATCAATTTTACGTGGAGGAAATGCAACCCGACGGTTTGGGAGCCCTGTATCTGGCGTTTCAGCAGCTGAAAGAGCGGCTTGAACAGGAAGGATTGTTTGCGCCCGAACGCAAGCGACCGCTCCCTGCGTTTCCGCGAACGATCGGTGTCATTACCTCGCCGACGGGGGCGGCCGTCCGTGATATTATTACGACGATCCGTAGGCGGTATCCTGTGGCTCACGTAATTCTTCATCCCGTGCTGGTACAAGGACCGGAAGCGGCACCGTCAATCGCGCTCGCCATTCAAACAATGAACGCTTTGGCAGAGGTGGATGTCCTTATCGTTGGCCGCGGAGGGGGTTCACTTGAAGAACTCTGGGCGTTTAACGAAGAGGTTGTCGCACGGGCCATATTTGCCTCGAAAATCCCTGTTATCTCTGCCGTCGGTCATGAAACGGATTTTACGATCGCCGATTTCGTGGCGGACGTTCGTGCTGCAACCCCTACTGCCGCCGCTGAACTGGCTGTTCCTCATTTGGGTGAATTGACACGCCATGTATATCAATTGGAAGAACGTTTGACGAACGCAATGATCGGAACCATTCGCGAATCCAAGAGACGCTTGGAAAGAATCGAACAGTCGACCGTATTCTTGCGGCCGAAACAAACGATCGCTCAAAAGAGACAGTGGGTCGATCATTTGGAAAATGAGTTAGAACTCAGACTCACAAGGCTCACAGGCTCACGCGCACGCAAACTCGCAGAATGGACGGGACGTTTGCAAGCAGTCTCACCTGTAGAACGGCTGAAACGGATGGAACAACAACTGCAGTTTGCAGCCGGCCGCTTACAAACCGTTATGGCAGCGCAATTGGAAAAAGAAAATCACTGCTATGAGCGTTTATTGGATAAAATGCAAGCCTACAGCCCGCTTCTCGTCATGAAGCGTGGATATGCACTTGTTTATCGGCAGGACGGAAAGGAACGAAAATTGATTCGCAGTTTGCATGATGTACAATTGGGAGACTTGGTTCAGGTCAGACTTCATGATGGTCATGTGGATTGTCATGTTTGGGGATTGGAGGAAGCAGTGAATGACTCTGAGAAATGA
- a CDS encoding NAD(P)/FAD-dependent oxidoreductase — protein sequence MADELALKRDENVYDITIIGGGPAGLFATFYAGVRNMSVKLIDSLPQLGGQLAELYPEKYIYDVAGFPKVLAKDLVAGLKEQALQYNPTVCLNEKVSGLVKQEDGTFRLTTNTTVHYSRAVLITAGIGAFTPRRLPAAGAELFEDGKGIAYFIENKENYAGKHVLIVGGGDSAFDYAMMLEGIAKKVTLIHRSDRFRAHEDSVNKILASTVDVKVFTELKAVEGEGKLQKGLLVNSKEKTEEWIEVDAVIGALGFSASLGPILEWGLEIENNSIVVNTKMETNIPGVYAAGDIVTYPGKLKLIATGFGEAPTAINNAKIYLDPNSKLHPGHSSSGFGGKH from the coding sequence ATGGCCGATGAGCTTGCATTGAAACGTGACGAGAACGTATACGACATTACGATTATCGGTGGAGGACCGGCGGGATTGTTCGCGACATTCTATGCGGGTGTACGAAACATGTCGGTAAAATTGATCGATAGCTTGCCTCAGTTGGGAGGGCAACTGGCTGAATTGTATCCCGAGAAATACATTTACGACGTGGCAGGTTTTCCGAAGGTTCTTGCAAAGGATCTTGTGGCAGGACTGAAGGAACAAGCCCTGCAATATAATCCCACCGTATGTTTGAATGAAAAAGTGTCGGGGTTGGTCAAACAGGAGGATGGTACCTTTCGCCTGACGACAAACACGACCGTACATTATTCTCGCGCGGTACTCATCACAGCGGGAATCGGGGCGTTTACCCCTCGCCGATTGCCAGCTGCCGGTGCGGAATTGTTTGAAGACGGCAAAGGCATCGCGTATTTTATTGAAAATAAAGAAAATTATGCAGGAAAACACGTCTTGATCGTCGGCGGTGGGGATTCCGCGTTCGACTATGCGATGATGCTTGAAGGAATCGCGAAAAAAGTGACATTGATCCACCGCAGCGACCGTTTTCGCGCACACGAAGACAGCGTGAACAAAATTTTGGCTTCGACTGTTGATGTGAAAGTCTTCACGGAATTGAAAGCAGTCGAAGGAGAAGGTAAGCTCCAAAAGGGATTGTTGGTCAACTCGAAGGAAAAAACGGAGGAATGGATCGAGGTGGATGCCGTAATCGGTGCGCTCGGATTCTCCGCATCCTTGGGACCTATTCTCGAATGGGGATTGGAAATCGAAAATAATTCCATCGTTGTGAATACAAAGATGGAAACGAATATTCCCGGCGTCTATGCTGCAGGAGATATCGTCACGTATCCGGGCAAACTGAAACTGATCGCTACCGGATTTGGTGAAGCGCCTACCGCCATTAACAACGCGAAGATTTACTTGGATCCCAATTCGAAGCTGCATCCGGGACACAGTTCCTCAGGGTTTGGCGGCAAGCATTAA
- a CDS encoding Kae1-like domain-containing protein, translating to MILGIDTSNYTTSVCLIDSEGSIRKEGRMLLSVKEGGRGLQQSAALFQHIKNLPKLLEEIGPINHLSGVAVSVKPRPLEGSYMPVFLAGESVARAIAASRDVPLFRTTHQEGHISAGEGSAGNVEANEFLAVHISGGTTDLLRVKRLVSGYIIEELGSSSDLHAGQFVDRVGVALGLPFPSGPHLEKLAMLAHQGKESASVSLPVSVRGYDLSFSGPASAALRLIEQGVDRASIARAVEKCIAKALEKVLLRAMSETRLNHILIVGGVAANGFIRARLRQRMEHPAVKAKLYFAEPQYSTDNAFGVARLGLLSLRVCSNSIKDLVD from the coding sequence ATGATCTTGGGTATCGATACGAGCAATTATACGACCTCAGTTTGTCTCATAGATTCGGAAGGTTCCATTCGCAAAGAAGGTCGAATGTTGTTGTCCGTGAAAGAAGGGGGGAGAGGACTGCAACAATCGGCCGCATTGTTTCAACATATAAAAAATTTACCGAAACTTCTCGAAGAGATTGGGCCGATCAACCATTTGTCCGGAGTTGCGGTCTCCGTAAAGCCGCGTCCGCTTGAGGGTTCCTATATGCCTGTCTTCTTGGCGGGTGAAAGTGTAGCCCGTGCGATCGCCGCTTCCCGTGATGTACCTCTTTTCCGCACGACTCATCAAGAAGGACATATATCTGCAGGAGAAGGCTCGGCGGGAAACGTTGAGGCGAATGAGTTTCTGGCTGTCCACATCTCAGGGGGAACCACTGACCTGCTGCGTGTGAAACGCCTGGTTTCCGGTTATATCATCGAAGAACTGGGATCATCGAGCGATCTGCACGCGGGTCAATTCGTTGATCGTGTGGGAGTGGCTCTCGGGCTTCCGTTCCCTTCGGGACCTCACCTAGAGAAATTGGCGATGCTCGCTCATCAAGGGAAAGAAAGTGCATCCGTGTCTCTGCCTGTGTCTGTCCGCGGATACGATCTCTCCTTTTCCGGGCCGGCTTCTGCTGCCCTGCGTCTCATCGAACAAGGAGTGGATCGAGCGTCGATCGCGCGTGCGGTAGAGAAATGTATAGCGAAGGCTTTGGAAAAAGTTCTGCTCCGCGCTATGTCGGAAACGAGATTGAACCATATCCTCATTGTCGGTGGGGTTGCCGCTAACGGTTTTATTCGTGCTCGTCTCCGCCAGAGAATGGAACACCCGGCAGTTAAAGCGAAGCTCTATTTTGCCGAACCGCAATATTCGACGGATAATGCTTTCGGGGTCGCCAGGTTGGGGCTTTTGTCTCTAAGAGTATGTTCAAACTCTATAAAAGATTTGGTAGATTAA
- the nusB gene encoding transcription antitermination factor NusB — translation MSRRVAREKALQSLYQIDMADVPVEEAIRHVTEDGGLKDLSFLRKLVMGTEANLKRIDAVIGQYASGWELDRMASVDRNVLRLAVYELLHETDVPVSVVINEAVELAKAFSTPESGKFVNGVLGKIIRDLDILKGSQTNE, via the coding sequence GTGAGTCGAAGAGTTGCTAGGGAGAAAGCGTTACAGAGTTTATATCAGATCGACATGGCAGATGTGCCGGTGGAAGAGGCTATCAGACACGTGACGGAAGACGGTGGATTAAAAGATCTTTCATTTCTGCGTAAACTTGTTATGGGTACGGAGGCAAATTTGAAGCGGATCGATGCGGTCATCGGGCAGTATGCTTCAGGGTGGGAATTGGACAGAATGGCTTCCGTTGACCGGAACGTTTTACGCTTAGCCGTATATGAGTTGCTGCATGAAACGGATGTTCCAGTCAGTGTAGTGATCAACGAAGCGGTTGAATTAGCCAAAGCGTTCTCTACCCCCGAATCGGGTAAATTCGTAAATGGTGTATTGGGGAAAATCATTCGTGATCTCGATATCTTGAAAGGGAGTCAAACGAACGAATGA
- a CDS encoding DUF2273 domain-containing protein, with protein sequence MKETLGKIGLWLLSADRRFLGALLGGVFGLLYLIVGFWKTIVFLGFVLLGYSLGRMFEVNEDWRDVIDRIMPNKSRD encoded by the coding sequence ATGAAAGAGACGTTGGGGAAGATCGGTTTATGGCTGCTATCGGCGGATCGACGGTTTCTGGGCGCACTTCTCGGAGGAGTGTTTGGACTTTTATATTTGATCGTTGGCTTTTGGAAGACGATTGTATTCTTGGGATTTGTTTTGCTCGGTTATTCATTGGGACGCATGTTCGAAGTGAATGAAGATTGGCGGGATGTCATCGATCGAATCATGCCAAATAAATCGCGTGATTAA
- the amaP gene encoding alkaline shock response membrane anchor protein AmaP produces MTIPDRILLFFYACIVAFISLLVFIQAIGFNVFPLVFGADGTAIAIGVSLLLFLISVRFLLIRSGRRRRREPEAIIRTTDCGDIRISLTTLESLAVRAARGIRGVHDLKTKVHKTEHGIRVAMKMACDPDLDIPVLTETLQTKVKHYVEETSGTNVEEVRVYVEDIAKRPVAQGTRQSRLE; encoded by the coding sequence GTGACGATCCCGGACCGAATCTTACTTTTCTTTTATGCGTGTATCGTCGCGTTTATCTCGCTACTCGTCTTTATACAAGCGATCGGTTTTAACGTCTTTCCTCTGGTTTTCGGCGCTGATGGCACGGCAATAGCCATAGGGGTCTCCCTTTTGCTGTTCCTTATTTCCGTGCGTTTCTTGCTGATACGCAGCGGGCGGAGAAGACGGCGTGAACCGGAAGCGATCATACGTACGACCGATTGCGGAGACATCCGCATCTCGCTGACAACGCTTGAAAGTCTGGCTGTACGGGCTGCTCGCGGAATTCGTGGCGTTCACGATCTGAAAACGAAGGTACATAAAACGGAGCATGGCATACGCGTCGCTATGAAAATGGCATGTGATCCCGATCTGGATATTCCCGTTTTGACGGAGACGTTACAAACGAAAGTGAAACATTATGTTGAAGAAACTTCCGGCACGAATGTGGAAGAAGTGCGCGTATATGTTGAGGATATAGCAAAGAGACCTGTCGCTCAGGGAACGCGGCAGTCGAGGTTGGAGTAG
- a CDS encoding Asp23/Gls24 family envelope stress response protein, translating into MNNMDMDMDMTEIGQVRIANEVIEIIAGLAATEVRGVAGMSGGVVGGIAELLGRKNLSKGVKVEVGQKQCAVDVSIVVEYGVRIPDVATEIQENVKKAIESMTGLEVVEVNVHILGVTFKNEEKEEEHNQTPTRVR; encoded by the coding sequence ATGAATAATATGGATATGGACATGGATATGACGGAAATTGGGCAAGTTCGCATTGCAAACGAGGTTATCGAGATTATAGCCGGTCTCGCGGCGACCGAGGTACGGGGGGTTGCGGGAATGAGCGGTGGAGTCGTTGGCGGGATCGCTGAACTCTTAGGCAGAAAGAACCTTTCCAAAGGGGTCAAAGTGGAAGTTGGACAAAAACAGTGTGCTGTGGATGTTTCCATCGTCGTTGAGTATGGCGTAAGAATCCCCGACGTAGCCACGGAGATCCAGGAGAATGTGAAAAAAGCGATTGAGAGCATGACGGGTCTCGAAGTCGTGGAAGTGAACGTGCATATTTTGGGTGTCACTTTCAAGAATGAAGAAAAGGAAGAAGAACATAATCAAACGCCTACACGCGTACGGTGA
- the accC gene encoding acetyl-CoA carboxylase biotin carboxylase subunit, protein MFKKILIANRGEIAVRVIRACKELGIQTVAIYSEADREALHVKLADEAYCVGPTAGKQSYLNIPNIISTAMLTGAEAIHPGYGFLAENSDFADICASCGITFIGPSPEAIEKMGDKSVAKETMRKANVPIVPGTEGLIDDVGEALSVAETIGYPVIIKATAGGGGKGMRVANNPEELEKSIQIAQVEAEANFGNAGVYLEKYVEEPRHVEIQIMADNYGNVVYLGERDCSVQRRHQKLIEEAPSPALTPEKRKQMGEAAVAAARAVGYSGAGTVEFLYDKHGNFYFMEMNTRIQVEHPVTEWVTGFDLIQEQIRVAAGEKLSFTQEDVKLNGWAIECRINAEDPEKNFMPSPGTITSYLPPGGFGVRVDSAAYPGYKVTPFYDSMIAKLIVWGATREEAIARMKRALSEFQIEGIKTTIPFHLKVLEHPAFVSGDVNTKFLEIYKI, encoded by the coding sequence GTGTTTAAGAAAATACTCATTGCGAACCGCGGCGAGATAGCTGTGCGTGTGATTCGCGCGTGCAAGGAATTGGGCATTCAAACCGTAGCGATTTACTCTGAGGCGGATCGTGAGGCATTACATGTAAAACTTGCAGATGAGGCCTATTGTGTGGGACCGACTGCCGGAAAACAAAGTTATTTGAATATCCCCAACATCATCTCGACCGCCATGCTCACAGGTGCGGAAGCAATCCACCCTGGATATGGGTTTCTTGCCGAAAATTCCGACTTCGCCGATATTTGCGCTTCCTGCGGAATCACCTTCATCGGTCCTTCGCCAGAAGCAATCGAGAAAATGGGGGACAAGTCTGTTGCCAAGGAGACGATGCGCAAAGCGAATGTGCCGATCGTACCGGGAACGGAAGGTCTTATCGATGACGTGGGAGAGGCACTAAGCGTTGCTGAGACGATCGGCTATCCGGTGATCATCAAAGCGACGGCTGGCGGCGGCGGAAAAGGGATGCGCGTCGCAAATAATCCGGAAGAATTGGAAAAGTCGATTCAAATCGCGCAAGTGGAAGCAGAAGCCAATTTCGGTAACGCGGGCGTTTACCTGGAGAAGTACGTCGAGGAACCTCGCCATGTTGAAATTCAGATCATGGCGGACAATTACGGCAATGTGGTATATTTGGGAGAGCGGGATTGTTCCGTCCAGCGCCGTCACCAGAAGTTGATTGAAGAGGCGCCTTCGCCGGCTCTGACACCTGAGAAACGTAAACAGATGGGGGAAGCGGCTGTCGCGGCTGCACGTGCCGTTGGCTATTCCGGTGCGGGTACAGTCGAGTTTCTCTATGATAAGCACGGGAATTTTTATTTTATGGAGATGAATACCCGGATTCAGGTCGAACATCCTGTTACCGAATGGGTAACCGGTTTTGATCTCATACAAGAGCAGATCCGTGTCGCCGCCGGAGAGAAATTATCGTTTACACAAGAGGACGTGAAGTTGAACGGATGGGCGATCGAATGCCGTATTAATGCGGAAGATCCTGAAAAGAATTTCATGCCATCTCCCGGAACAATCACGTCTTATTTACCTCCAGGAGGATTTGGGGTACGTGTTGACTCTGCCGCATACCCTGGTTATAAGGTTACACCTTTCTATGATTCCATGATCGCGAAATTGATCGTTTGGGGAGCAACCCGCGAAGAAGCGATCGCAAGGATGAAGCGGGCATTATCCGAATTTCAAATAGAAGGAATTAAAACGACCATTCCATTTCATCTGAAAGTGTTGGAACATCCTGCATTTGTATCTGGGGATGTCAATACGAAATTCCTTGAAATCTATAAGATCTAG
- the accB gene encoding acetyl-CoA carboxylase biotin carboxyl carrier protein: MFKLNEIRELIRLLDETSIAELNVESAGTKLTIRKSEVAGLQAVSSPAIQQPAVATMTPVPAAPAPAPVQYEAPEVKKEGTPEKAPVKKGDVEDSSFVKIVSPMVGTFYRAPAPDAPPYVQVGDKVTERTVVCIVEAMKLMNEIEAEVRGEIVDILVENGQLVEYGQPMFLVKPE, encoded by the coding sequence ATGTTCAAATTGAACGAGATTCGAGAGTTGATCCGCTTACTTGATGAAACAAGCATCGCGGAATTGAACGTGGAATCGGCAGGCACAAAGTTGACCATAAGAAAATCAGAAGTCGCAGGTCTGCAAGCGGTTTCATCACCCGCGATCCAGCAGCCGGCAGTAGCAACGATGACTCCAGTTCCTGCTGCACCCGCTCCTGCACCGGTGCAGTATGAAGCGCCAGAAGTCAAAAAAGAGGGGACGCCGGAGAAGGCACCTGTCAAAAAAGGTGATGTGGAAGACTCGAGCTTTGTAAAAATCGTTTCTCCTATGGTAGGAACTTTTTATCGTGCTCCAGCACCCGATGCACCTCCCTACGTTCAAGTGGGTGATAAAGTTACTGAGAGAACCGTGGTATGCATCGTCGAGGCAATGAAACTGATGAACGAAATTGAAGCTGAAGTTCGCGGAGAGATCGTTGACATTCTTGTGGAGAATGGCCAACTTGTCGAATATGGACAGCCGATGTTCCTGGTGAAACCAGAGTAA
- a CDS encoding SpoIIIAH-like family protein, which yields MANRQTVWLSTMMILSLMLIGYYTVGQNIQPVPTTAKDTVTQTDKPDMKKDDVAKKSTDNTNAGKKEEPSAKDNQEQTNAPSDYFASAELQEKKRLSEQIAELQDKIANNKTSAEEAAKAQKQMEELQTLSDKQDAIVEQIKAEGFPDAIVSKEDTGIYKVTVQAQDLNPNQVVKIMSIVKSQLNVPNSNVIVSYHP from the coding sequence ATGGCGAACAGACAAACGGTATGGCTTTCTACCATGATGATTCTTTCCCTGATGTTGATCGGTTATTACACGGTGGGGCAAAATATTCAACCTGTACCGACAACCGCGAAAGATACGGTCACACAGACAGATAAACCTGATATGAAAAAAGATGATGTAGCGAAAAAGAGTACAGACAACACGAACGCGGGCAAAAAAGAGGAACCATCCGCAAAGGATAATCAGGAACAAACGAACGCGCCTTCCGATTACTTTGCGTCTGCCGAATTGCAAGAGAAGAAGCGTCTATCGGAACAGATCGCCGAGTTACAAGATAAGATTGCCAATAACAAAACGTCTGCGGAAGAGGCGGCAAAAGCGCAGAAACAAATGGAAGAACTGCAGACCCTCTCCGACAAACAAGATGCGATCGTCGAACAGATCAAGGCGGAAGGATTCCCGGATGCGATTGTTTCGAAAGAGGATACCGGCATCTACAAAGTGACAGTGCAAGCGCAAGATCTGAATCCCAATCAAGTCGTGAAAATTATGTCGATCGTCAAATCGCAATTAAATGTTCCCAATTCCAATGTGATCGTCTCCTATCATCCTTAA
- the spoIIIAG gene encoding stage III sporulation protein AG: MPFDWKSLSRKPKWLWVLGLLGVFLLFGGSLFPTNQNKTSPQAVDPAHPTVSTDQPSTHDFEKMYETRLTEMLNQLQGVSDVSVMVNLDSTEEVLYATNDQNNKTTTNETDKQGGTRVTTQMNENNQILITKDGDGDHPVVVKRVKPHVRGVLVMAKGAENPRVQLAILDAIQRVLDVPAFKISIQPKK; encoded by the coding sequence ATGCCTTTCGATTGGAAGTCTCTTTCCAGGAAGCCGAAATGGCTGTGGGTACTCGGTCTATTAGGAGTGTTCCTGCTATTTGGAGGATCGCTGTTTCCAACGAACCAGAATAAAACATCTCCTCAAGCTGTAGACCCTGCCCACCCAACAGTCAGCACTGATCAACCTTCGACTCATGATTTTGAAAAGATGTATGAAACCCGACTCACTGAAATGCTTAACCAGTTGCAGGGAGTATCCGATGTCAGTGTTATGGTGAATCTCGACTCAACAGAGGAGGTACTGTATGCGACGAATGATCAGAACAACAAAACAACCACGAATGAGACAGATAAGCAAGGGGGAACGCGAGTCACCACACAAATGAATGAAAATAACCAGATTCTTATCACTAAAGATGGGGATGGAGACCATCCAGTCGTCGTGAAAAGGGTCAAGCCGCATGTTCGCGGTGTGCTTGTAATGGCCAAAGGAGCCGAGAATCCACGCGTGCAATTGGCGATCTTGGATGCCATACAGCGTGTCCTCGATGTTCCCGCATTTAAAATCTCGATCCAGCCTAAGAAATGA
- the spoIIIAF gene encoding stage III sporulation protein AF, with the protein MVAMISLWLKKVILVVLLAVLLDLLLPNGTMQRYVKMVMGFLIILTMLSPITALFSRSFSLDALEFPSSKHGTQNLNLEKILQEGNSLQQEQRTLAEEEWKNHICTSIKEQVEKQYAVTVTDVSLKVAQKQGDPEHVPEIQGVKLVIRTKKDSDSVSAVKPIDPVHVEVGENKRQENETSITPEMMEWNNQILSEISADLQIPKSSIEIHWEQA; encoded by the coding sequence ATGGTGGCGATGATCAGTCTCTGGTTAAAGAAAGTTATACTCGTGGTTTTACTCGCCGTATTACTCGATTTGCTTCTGCCGAACGGGACGATGCAACGTTATGTCAAAATGGTCATGGGATTCTTGATCATCCTTACGATGCTTTCACCGATTACCGCCTTGTTTTCCCGTTCGTTTTCGCTGGATGCGCTCGAATTTCCTTCGTCGAAGCATGGAACACAAAATCTAAATTTAGAGAAGATTCTTCAGGAGGGAAATTCTTTACAACAGGAACAACGAACTTTAGCCGAAGAAGAGTGGAAAAACCACATCTGCACATCGATCAAAGAGCAAGTCGAGAAACAGTATGCCGTAACGGTCACAGACGTTTCCTTGAAAGTCGCTCAGAAACAAGGGGACCCTGAACATGTTCCTGAGATTCAAGGTGTGAAACTTGTGATCCGTACGAAGAAAGATTCAGACAGCGTTTCTGCCGTTAAACCGATCGATCCGGTTCATGTCGAAGTCGGTGAGAACAAACGGCAAGAGAATGAGACGAGTATCACTCCGGAGATGATGGAATGGAACAATCAAATCCTATCAGAAATATCCGCCGATTTACAAATCCCGAAATCAAGCATAGAGATCCATTGGGAGCAGGCGTAA